The DNA window gctgggaagatcccacatgccgtggagcaactaagcccgtgcgccacaactactgagcctgcactctagagccgcgagccacaactactgagtctgcatgccacagctaccgaagcccacgtgcctagagcccgtgctccacaacaagagaagtcaccgcaatgagatgcctgcacaccgcaacgaggagtagcccctgctctgcacaactagagaaagcccgtgcgcagcaacgaggacccaatgcagccaaaataaatttaattaattaattaatttttttttttaaaggaggggcttccctggtagcgcagtggttgagaatctgcctgccaatgcaggggacacgggttcgagccctggtctgggaagatcccacatgccgtggagcaactaagcccgtgcgccacaactactgagcctgtgcgtctggagcctgtgctccgcaaaaagagaggccgcgatagtgagaggcccacgcaccgcgatgaagagtggcccccacttcccgcaactagagaaagccctcgcacagaaacaaagacccaacacagccaaaaattaattaattaattaatttttttaaaaaagattaaaaaataaaaattaaaaaaaggaggaagaattgAAAGAGTAACGTCTTTAAGTAGGTGAGAAGGGATGGGATTTAGTGCACCAGTGGAGCGGCTGGCCTTAGCAGCAGAGACAGATCATTCATATtaacaggaaggaaggcaggaaatgTGCTGATCGGTTGGTAGTTTTGGGGGAGGAAGCATATAGAAGTTTCctgatggcttttatttttctcagtgagAAAACTTCTCAGTGAGAGGGAGACTATGAAAAGAGGTAATGGAGtttaaggagaaaggaaaagttgTGAAATAATCATCTGAAAGAGCTGGTAAATGAATTAACTAGGGAAATGTCAAAGAATTGCCAGGCATTGCTAAGGGTCCTACTGGGGGCTGTGGTTATAGATTTAAAGTGAGACAAGTCAACAACATGGCAGTGCATTTTTCTCTAGCCAGATTCAGCTGTACAAGCGCAGACACAGAACGGTGGGTTTCACCAACAAGCTAATGAAGCTGAAATGTTGGATTTAACCTGGGTTGGGATTTTGCCAAATAACtaggacagagagaaagagaatcaagGGAGTTGAGCGAGTGATTACAGTGGTGAGCCTTAGAACCCAGCTGAGTAAGAAGGGAAATGAGGGCTCGAGGGATGGTGATGGAAGATGAAAAAGTGATAGAGTCAAGAGACTGAAGTTCCCAGCGGAGTCAGGAAGTCGTGGAGTGGAGGAACTAGATAGAGGAATAGAACTGGAATGACAGGAGGTggtagacagagaaagagaggcttGAAATTGAGATTTTGGAGATGGTGCATTGGTAATGACAAGATCTAAAGAATGGACAGGGCAGCAGAGCGGAGGGGCAGGGATGCTGAGATGCAGGAAGACAGAACCTTTGAAAATAAGGAGTTGAAGAAATTGAAAGGcccagggacttccatggtggtccagtggttacgatgccgggctcccaatgcagtgggcgtgggttcgatcccttgtctgggaactaagatcccacatgccgtgcagcgcggccaaaaaaaaagaaactgaaaggcCCAGGAGTTGAATAAGTTGTCTGTGTGGATACTGAAGATAATGACAGTGGCAGTGATGAGAAGAAAAACAGTAAGCCAGAAGCTGAAGAGCTATAAGGTGTGCAATTAGAAGGGTGGCACGTGGTACATATGAGCTTCCAAGGAGCTGGGTGTCttaggaaggagaagagggaattccctggccgtccagtggttaggactgtgtgctctcactgctgagggcccgggttttaacccctggtcggggaactaaaatctcacAAGCTGCgcgggtgcagccaaaaaaaaaagaagaagaagaagaaactaagatCTGGAAGTTGCAATGAAAAGCAAACAGGTCACTATCTGCATGTCAAGGCCCAGAGGGAGCTGGATTTGGAAGAAAAACCAGTCATTATTTGACAAGGCTACAGGGAATGCTGTACTTTCAGGGCAGAGCCTGAAGTTTCCtgtgagaagaggaagggaaaagtcTAAGGATGTAGGAGATATTGCAAATGATAGACTATGAATTTCAGAGactagtttgtgttttttttttctaatccatgTTCACACACTTTTATGTGCCTTTGAATTTTCAGAAAGGATGTAAAAGAAACTGTTTACAGCCTGGGATGATGTGCCAACCCAGAGCGGATGAAATGTAAATCCCTACTCCACCCTGTGAATAAGAGAGAAAGAACGATCCTGTCAGTTGCATTATTGAGGGGATTCCCAGAGGGGGTGGGGAATAATCACAGACCACTTACAGGGACCTCCTATACTGAGATTCTATGACTCCATTAATTtggctgtgtttttatttttgacaaaccCTTTCCCATAGCTGGGCCTCGGTTTCTGTATACGTGAAGTGAGGAATTTGGACCGTGTTTTCTCTTGGCCTCCTTCTAGCTCTGATGGTCTATGAATCTCCTGGAAGCCAGCTCTGGGTCCAGTCCTGCGTTGGGGAAATGAGAccagagaggcacagagagacaccACGAGAACACGACAGCATGATCTGATGGGAGCACAAAGCCCAGTACAACACTCGCACTCACACAGACATAATATTACCTAactatacacacaaacacaccaggCAAGAACACCCAGAACCATTTACACGTGCAGTCACCACACCCCCCTCCACAGTAcacctgtggtcaccttatcATGCTCAGTAATAGCTCCTCGTATACACAGTGTCCCACAGCCACTGGCTCCCAAAACCTCACACCCAGAGACCCCCACCTACCTTGAGCAGGTGAGGCAACTGCTGAGTGACCAGTTCCTTAAACTCATTGATGCTGAGGCTGCCCTTCCGGCCCTCCTGCCCCGCAAAGGTGAAGAAGGTGGTGACCACAGTCTCAACGGCCGCCTCCAGCTCAGTCAGTGGTTCGGCTGCCATTAGGACCCTGGGGCTGGAGCTGATGTCCTCACGGGGCTGACCtgcaggagggggaagagaaagagagagtcagGACAGGCCAGAGCGCCCCTGCCTTGGCGCTGCCACCTCAAGCCTCTGCCTGGAGGAGGCCTCAAGGGGAAGTAGGGAAGGGACAGGGATGCAGGGATGGAGATTGGGGCAGGGGACCAGGCAATGGTACCTCAGTGTAGGTGGGGGAAGAAATGTTCACTTCCAGAAACCCCTTCCTCTCTAGGTCTCACAGTCTGGGGGTCCTTTTGAAGTGGCCGTGTCTCAGGGACCCCTGTGTGGTGGTCCCTCAGTCTGGAGACCCCTCTGTCTGGGAGCAGGCTTTCAGTCTGGGGGGTCCTTCTTTGGAGTCCTCTCAGTCTGGTGGCCCCTCTGTGGGGTTCAGTCCCAAGGGTCCTTTCTTGGAGCTTAACCGGCCTCAAAGGGTCATGGGGTTGTTTGTCTCCAAAGCTTGTTTGTGCAAGGACCTGGGTCTCCACCCGCCTGCATTGCacccgcccacacacacacacacacacacacacacacacacacactggccgCTCTTCCCAGCAGAGAGGCCGGGGTCTGGCAAATGCCCAGCTGTGGTCAGGGTTGGCTCGGTCTGGGCAGACCCCGCCTCTCTGTCGTCCCGCTCGCCCCTCCCCTCGGGGGCAGCTGGGCACACCGCGGAGCCCAGGACCCCAtagccctccccgcccccgtctCCCAGCGACAGGGTCCTGGATGGGGCTCCGCTGACTGCCCGCGCCCAGGAGGGGCTTGGTACTGGCACTCACAGTGCCCGGAGTGGAGgggcgccgggggcgggggggggaggtaCGGCTGGGGCAAGGGGGCATGCCCAATCATCCTCCcttttcccacccaccccctgccctctgcAAGGACTGCTGCTGGATTTCCCAAAGCCATTTCCTGAATCCCAGTCTGAGCCGGCTCCAGGGTAGGGACCTGGGAGCCCAGGGCGGAAAAAGGCTCCCCAGGCACCCTCCAGAGGTAAGGGTTGCGACTCACCGGGGCAAGGAGATGGGATGCAGCGAGCAGGAGCCCTAGGGCTGAGGTTTATAAGCGTCcctggagggaggaaagagcCCCTCCCAAGCCCGGAGGTGTCAAGTTTCCGTCGTGCATTCTGAAGAGAGCGGAGCGCCCAGTCACGCCTCCCGCccggccctccccaccccaggcaatCAGGCCTGGAACGCtggtccccccccccaccccgccaacgCAGCCTCCACTTGGTGAGGGGGAGGGCCCGCCTGGAGCTGCCTGGCCAGATCCCATTCAGCAGGCATCCTGGGGTCCCATCCCTCCCAACACGGGGAGCCTGCTGCCCCACTACACCCGCCCCCTCTGATCTGGAGTATGTTATGTTGCGGGGTGGGGAGGCCACTGTAAATTCAAAGAATCAACTGAGGGAGCTCGGCACTGAGAGGTCCCATCTAAGACACACCACAAGAGGGCCCCTCAGAATGGGATCCCACCCAGGACCCTGCAGCTCTAGACCCCTACAGAGGATCCAGACTGAGACCCCACAAACAGAGGGGGACCCAGGCCAAGCCCCCCACAGAGGAGACCCTGGATTGAAATCCCGCGGTGGGGTCTCAGGCTGAAACCCCTCGGGGAGACTCCCAAGACTAGATTATTCACTGAGAAGTTCCCTCGCTGAGCCCCTCAGCCAGGTGCGTGTACCTCTTCCTGGCCTAGCAGCATACCCAGTACTGTGGGAGGCAGGGGGAGCCGAGAAGGCCTCTGAGTGTTCCTTCTTCCCAGGAcctttcccacctcccttcctcctgggcCCTGCCTTTTGGGACCCAgcgtggggggaggcaggggaggctggAGAAGAGGACACAGGACAGCCTGTTCCAGCCCGGGAGACAGAGGGCGCCTCTGTCCACTCCTGGCCCCTTGCCCCACTGGGTGTCTGTCTGTGAAGGGGTGGAGCCAGTGGGGGGTGTCGGCGGGGGGAAGGACGACTGAAGACAGGTCTCCCCACACAGCTCCGGTAGCCACATTTGCAGCCTCGTCTGTCTGTCCAGAACCTGCTCCCAGGCTGACAGTGAGTATCCTGCCCCATCTGCCCTGGGTCCCTGCCCTGGCCAGCCTTGCGGAAAGGGGACTTCAGCAGGGCTCCAGAAGTCTGGGGAGGATGGCACTGTGGTGCCCTGAGGGTCTGGGAGGAGCTCGGGATTTGGGGGAGACAGTGGTTGGAAGGTGGCGAGGGGAGGCAAGTGAAGGACGGAGGGAGATCCGGGAGCTCAGTGAATAAGGAAGCCAGTGGGGAACGCAGCCACTGAGTTTCCAGGAGACCAGGCCCTCCTGCCGCAGAGCTCTCATGTGCCCCTGCAAGCCCCCCTCCATCTCCCAGGTGCTGGGGAGGAGACCCAGCTCTCGCCTTGCTTCCAGCGGTGTAAGAATAAGAAAGCAGATGGACCAGCTCCttctgcccacccaccccccgccagcCTTGGTCTCTCTGCCACCCCACCCAGCCTTGCCAAGAGCTCAGGTCCCAGGGaagttggggggcgggggtggcagAGCATGAATCATGTGACACCAGGAAGGGGGCACGAGGGTACAGGGTACTATACCCACTCCCACTCTCCCTTCATGTgacttcccctttctcctcctcctctttcttggcCCAGTTTCTCCACTCCTCTTTCCTCTCattctttccctttgtttttctgtctgccccctccctgccaagGTCCTCTCAGAATGGGCCCTACGCAAAATCACAGGCTGCTTGAGGTCTCCAGGCAACCTCTATGTGCCTCTCCTGGATGGCGCTGATAACTGAGCCACCAGCACCCGTCCCTCCGCCCCCCCCAAGCCGCCCCCCAGCTTATCCCCTCCATCAGCCCCAGCTTGGGTTCCATCTCTCCCGTGTCTCTGTGACAACCGCTTCTCACGTCCGGAGTTCAGGTGACATTCACAAGGGCCCCATTGAAGAGCTAGGATGTCATCCGATCAGGGCCCATTGTCCAGCCCCTCAGGTCTGGGGAAGGATGGGGACACCTGATCTGAGACACCTGAGCTGCCCCCTGAGGCTGTGGAGGGGCCGACGTCCCAAGGCCAAGGGAAAGAGACCCCCTGGCTTGGCAGTCCCCTCTCCTCAACAGACCCCTCcatttttcccctcctctctcccagccccttgGATTCAGAGGACCTCATGCACTCAGCCTTTATCTCCCCTAACACATACCAGCCCCATTCTCCCTGCTACCACTGTCCCCACATCACGCAAGttgggcctgggggtgggagtggcagGGACAAGATCCCACAAGAGtcctctcccccccccccggGAGCCCTGGCTCCAAGGAAAAGGCTCAGacattcctctttccctttccacCACCACACAGTAGAAGGGCTGAATCTGCAGAGAAGCAAGACGAACCAAACTAGAGGTAACAGAGGGAAGCCAAAGTGACATGTTCAGGAGAGAACAGTGTAGAAGGACCAAGAGAGGCCCCCAGTCTGCTGACAAGAAACTCAGAGGCAGTGAGACGCCCCGTCCCCATGAACCTTGGGCCACCCACTCGGACTGCCACCCTATCCACCAGGCCGACCAAGGGCACCGGATTGACTCCTTGCTCGGGGTGGGCAGCAGAGTCAAGGCTATAGAGGGGAGCCCAGCCCACCATCCCCAACAGCAGATCTTGGC is part of the Balaenoptera musculus isolate JJ_BM4_2016_0621 chromosome 1, mBalMus1.pri.v3, whole genome shotgun sequence genome and encodes:
- the S100A13 gene encoding protein S100-A13; this encodes MAAEPLTELEAAVETVVTTFFTFAGQEGRKGSLSINEFKELVTQQLPHLLKDVGSLDEKMKSLDVNQDSELKFNEYWRLIGELAKEIRKEKALEIRKK